One Xylanivirga thermophila DNA window includes the following coding sequences:
- the spoIIE gene encoding stage II sporulation protein E — MIERETYDHNMTSKERYFKNVQKELQKLGAVRYFLMLIFSFFIGRVVILNAISPFGIALAAAFMPYFGGISVFVATTLGIISQGFNKVIIKYMFAMGFLLLYGKLIRNKVKMNRLRCATGAFISLLSASYAYHILFGIMLTYDVIVAVMEGTIAFIMVYVFSYVANFILGPSRRQILSGEEVISLSIFISLLIMGLWDMHIFGISIKGTLSILLVLIFAYVGGAGIGSAIGIIVGLVLCMTAGYDTLLLGCMGICGLIAGTFNELGRLGSSGAFVITNALITFYVNKSTHTLIPFVEIGIACFIMIIIPKSFMDYLKQFLDANFFRTMEQNYYIKRMQQITVSRLNKFSRVFDQMGKAFSKIVDTKLMIGKQDVSALFDVLAQDVCSRCQFYGECWNKNFYSTYSSMFELLTLAEQKNGDIVIDDIPKNLADICIYKRRLVEEIGKIYAAYSSNLRWQNKISECRQLVAQQLSGVSHVISELAADMDIDIRFKKELEDVLYVELDRNGIRAYDILVIEKSDGKMQVNITKQACNGRRECLRQVEKIVSRVMGRSMSNKSRECVYGGNGQCTLELLETQQFKITTGVARRTKDFKDACGDSYSFIDIDNGKYLLALSDGMGSGQRAALESSAVISLLENFLEVGFDLDLTIQTINSILLLRSQDEMFATADMCIIDLVEGNADFIKIGGVASFIKQNGEVETIQAPNLPIGILDQIEVSTQKRTLEDEDMIILMTDGVMDAINNCGYSEEWIKNIICTLDTKNPQEMADYIMDIALGQNGGQALDDMTVMVSRVWKPV, encoded by the coding sequence TTGATAGAACGGGAAACGTATGATCATAATATGACTTCAAAGGAAAGGTATTTCAAAAATGTCCAGAAGGAGCTGCAAAAACTGGGGGCAGTGAGATATTTCTTAATGCTGATTTTTAGCTTTTTTATTGGAAGAGTAGTGATATTAAATGCCATTTCCCCCTTTGGCATTGCTTTAGCTGCGGCTTTTATGCCCTATTTCGGTGGAATATCGGTGTTTGTTGCTACGACCCTTGGAATTATAAGTCAAGGATTTAACAAGGTTATAATTAAATATATGTTTGCAATGGGCTTTTTATTACTGTACGGGAAATTAATTCGAAACAAGGTAAAAATGAATAGATTAAGGTGTGCTACAGGTGCGTTTATAAGTCTCCTAAGCGCAAGTTATGCATATCATATTTTATTTGGTATTATGCTAACATATGATGTCATAGTTGCGGTAATGGAGGGTACAATAGCATTTATAATGGTATATGTATTTAGTTATGTAGCAAACTTTATATTAGGTCCTAGTAGAAGACAGATACTATCGGGAGAAGAAGTAATATCCTTAAGTATATTCATATCCTTGCTTATAATGGGACTTTGGGATATGCATATCTTTGGCATATCTATAAAAGGTACATTATCCATACTCCTTGTGTTGATCTTCGCATATGTTGGGGGAGCGGGTATTGGCTCTGCCATCGGTATTATAGTAGGTTTGGTTTTATGTATGACAGCTGGGTATGATACCCTTTTACTAGGCTGTATGGGCATATGTGGCCTTATAGCAGGCACCTTTAATGAATTGGGAAGGCTCGGAAGCAGCGGAGCATTCGTAATTACAAATGCCCTTATTACGTTCTATGTAAATAAATCTACCCATACCCTTATCCCATTTGTAGAGATAGGAATAGCCTGTTTTATAATGATTATAATTCCTAAATCATTTATGGATTATTTGAAACAATTTTTGGATGCGAACTTTTTTAGAACTATGGAACAGAATTATTATATAAAGCGCATGCAGCAGATTACAGTGTCTAGGTTAAATAAATTTTCTAGGGTATTTGATCAAATGGGCAAAGCCTTTAGTAAAATCGTGGATACTAAATTGATGATAGGAAAGCAGGATGTCTCTGCTTTGTTTGATGTGTTAGCTCAAGATGTCTGTAGCAGATGCCAATTTTATGGGGAGTGTTGGAATAAAAATTTTTATTCTACATATAGTAGTATGTTTGAGTTATTGACACTGGCAGAACAAAAGAATGGGGACATAGTTATAGATGATATACCTAAAAATTTAGCAGATATATGCATATATAAAAGGCGGTTAGTAGAGGAGATAGGGAAAATATATGCAGCCTATAGCTCAAATTTAAGATGGCAGAATAAGATATCAGAATGCAGACAACTAGTAGCCCAACAGCTTTCAGGAGTTTCCCATGTAATTTCGGAGTTGGCAGCTGATATGGATATAGATATACGATTTAAAAAAGAGCTGGAGGATGTGTTGTATGTTGAATTGGATAGGAATGGTATACGAGCTTATGATATACTTGTAATAGAAAAGTCAGATGGTAAGATGCAGGTGAATATAACGAAGCAAGCTTGCAATGGAAGGCGGGAGTGTTTAAGACAGGTGGAGAAGATTGTATCCCGCGTGATGGGGCGATCCATGAGCAATAAATCAAGGGAATGTGTATATGGTGGGAATGGACAATGTACATTAGAATTGCTAGAAACCCAACAATTTAAAATAACTACAGGTGTAGCTAGGCGTACAAAGGATTTTAAGGATGCATGTGGTGATAGTTATTCATTTATAGATATAGATAATGGCAAATATCTATTGGCACTTAGTGATGGTATGGGGTCAGGCCAGCGGGCAGCCCTGGAGAGCAGTGCAGTAATATCACTTTTGGAGAATTTTTTAGAAGTGGGTTTTGATCTAGATTTAACGATTCAGACCATAAACTCCATTTTATTACTAAGATCACAGGATGAAATGTTTGCAACTGCAGATATGTGTATAATCGATCTTGTAGAAGGAAATGCTGATTTTATAAAAATTGGTGGCGTTGCTTCCTTTATAAAACAAAATGGTGAAGTTGAAACCATACAAGCACCAAATTTACCAATAGGTATACTAGATCAAATAGAAGTAAGTACTCAAAAAAGGACACTAG
- a CDS encoding aspartyl-phosphate phosphatase Spo0E family protein, which produces MSSQMEEVIREIEYLRRCLYDSIEKSDNLSYDVIDISQKLDKLLIKYYELLKNQQKE; this is translated from the coding sequence ATGTCAAGTCAAATGGAAGAGGTGATAAGGGAGATAGAATACCTAAGGAGGTGTTTGTACGATTCTATAGAAAAAAGTGATAATTTGAGTTATGATGTTATAGATATTAGCCAAAAACTTGATAAACTTTTGATAAAATACTATGAATTGCTTAAAAATCAGCAAAAGGAATAA
- a CDS encoding Ppx/GppA phosphatase family protein, which produces MKRKAVIDIGTNSVRLIIADVDRYNISPCYKDIKTTRIGQGLSHTKKLSDGPMQRTIYALKEFLDIVDENNVSDIRLIATSAVRDALNRDVFLNRVKDELGFDIEVLSGKQEAYLEFAGGTLDWKTFEGTIVLIDVGGGSTEVMSGYKGELLNVHSTDLGAVRLMEMFPLDHPINEYQWFKMGSFIRDTLKNIVNIKKGDLLIGTGGTITTLAAIHQGLEEYASARVHGHEMTLADIKSILSDLYNLSPSQRRHVKGLQPSRSDIILAGINIVICVMERLKIDRLRVSDRDILEGALII; this is translated from the coding sequence ATGAAGAGAAAGGCAGTAATAGATATAGGTACCAATTCTGTTAGATTGATAATTGCTGATGTAGACAGATATAATATATCTCCATGTTATAAGGATATAAAGACTACCCGCATAGGTCAAGGTCTATCGCATACGAAAAAACTTAGCGACGGTCCTATGCAAAGAACAATTTATGCATTGAAAGAATTTTTAGATATAGTAGATGAAAATAATGTTTCTGATATACGTCTAATAGCTACTAGTGCAGTAAGGGATGCATTAAATAGGGACGTATTCCTTAATAGGGTAAAAGATGAACTGGGTTTTGATATAGAGGTTTTAAGTGGAAAACAAGAGGCATACTTAGAGTTTGCCGGTGGTACGCTGGATTGGAAGACTTTTGAGGGTACTATTGTGCTTATTGATGTAGGAGGCGGGAGTACGGAGGTTATGTCAGGATATAAGGGTGAACTTTTAAATGTGCATAGCACCGATTTGGGTGCTGTACGACTTATGGAGATGTTCCCGTTAGATCATCCTATAAATGAATATCAATGGTTTAAGATGGGCAGTTTTATACGTGATACCCTGAAAAATATCGTGAACATTAAAAAGGGGGATCTTCTTATAGGAACAGGAGGAACTATAACTACATTGGCGGCAATACACCAGGGGTTGGAAGAATATGCTTCTGCAAGGGTACATGGTCATGAAATGACTCTAGCTGATATTAAAAGCATATTATCTGATTTATATAATCTATCTCCTAGCCAAAGACGCCATGTAAAGGGTTTGCAACCTTCCCGTTCAGATATAATACTAGCTGGCATCAATATAGTTATATGTGTGATGGAAAGGCTAAAAATAGATAGGTTAAGGGTAAGCGACAGGGATATTTTGGAGGGTGCTTTGATTATCTAA
- a CDS encoding S1 RNA-binding domain-containing protein, producing the protein MPVTVGQIVEGTVSSITSFGAFLELPDGQTGMVHISEVADTYVKDINDYLNPNDKVKVKVISIDNSGKISLSIRKAKQQQMQFEENLAKFMRDSEEKLADIKRSQDSKRKRGYSRG; encoded by the coding sequence ATGCCAGTTACGGTTGGACAAATAGTAGAAGGTACAGTATCATCCATTACAAGTTTTGGAGCATTTTTGGAGCTTCCAGACGGACAAACGGGTATGGTTCACATATCTGAAGTGGCAGACACTTATGTAAAGGATATAAACGATTATTTAAATCCAAATGATAAGGTAAAGGTGAAGGTCATTTCTATTGATAATAGTGGTAAAATCAGCCTGTCTATCCGCAAGGCAAAACAGCAGCAGATGCAGTTTGAAGAGAATCTTGCAAAATTTATGCGAGATAGCGAGGAAAAGCTGGCTGATATAAAGCGAAGCCAGGATTCCAAACGGAAGAGAGGCTATTCTCGGGGATAA
- a CDS encoding FtsB family cell division protein has protein sequence MKRRRYTLKPGTRVIIVLAILVYFSFTFIKQEFIIQDQYAKMDSLNAEIAQVEGQNDDLKRQISYSKSQKYIEKMAREKLGWVKEGEIVFIEDKK, from the coding sequence ATGAAAAGACGAAGGTATACTTTAAAACCAGGCACCAGGGTAATCATTGTGCTTGCCATATTAGTGTATTTTTCCTTTACATTTATAAAACAGGAGTTTATAATACAGGATCAGTATGCTAAGATGGACTCCCTTAACGCAGAAATTGCGCAGGTAGAAGGTCAAAATGATGATTTGAAGCGCCAAATATCATATAGTAAATCCCAAAAATATATAGAAAAGATGGCGCGTGAAAAATTAGGTTGGGTCAAAGAAGGCGAAATAGTCTTCATTGAGGATAAAAAATAA
- the yabQ gene encoding spore cortex biosynthesis protein YabQ yields the protein MSTVNQAYIFLSAVYVGIIMGVIYDFFRAIRYRAKPNRIVTGIMDLIFWLIVAVLAFMVFYYTNYGQIRFFNFIGMALGWLLYTITLSPWILKFIISIFKVIGKIFTVIIKIIAWPVRLLSKEEKNK from the coding sequence ATGTCTACTGTAAATCAGGCTTACATATTTTTATCCGCTGTCTATGTTGGTATAATTATGGGAGTAATATATGATTTTTTTAGAGCCATACGCTATAGAGCTAAACCCAACCGCATAGTAACCGGTATAATGGATTTGATATTCTGGCTAATTGTAGCAGTATTAGCTTTCATGGTGTTTTATTATACAAATTATGGGCAAATTAGATTTTTTAATTTTATTGGAATGGCTCTAGGCTGGCTATTATATACCATAACCCTTAGCCCATGGATTTTGAAATTTATCATTTCAATATTTAAAGTAATAGGAAAAATATTTACTGTTATAATAAAAATTATAGCTTGGCCAGTACGTTTGCTGTCAAAAGAAGAAAAAAATAAATAA
- the yabP gene encoding sporulation protein YabP, with amino-acid sequence MVKDLDDGKKIIRGRSHSVSIENREKVTITGVIDVDSFDEASVIMVTDLGFITLHGADLHISKLNLEEGQLVVEGEIIALEYSEQNAMGGKGSGLFGRIFR; translated from the coding sequence ATGGTTAAGGATTTGGATGATGGTAAAAAGATAATACGTGGCCGCAGTCACAGTGTATCTATAGAAAACAGGGAAAAGGTGACCATAACAGGGGTTATAGACGTAGATAGTTTTGATGAGGCCAGTGTGATTATGGTTACTGATCTGGGATTTATTACTCTTCATGGGGCAGATCTGCATATTAGCAAGCTCAATTTAGAAGAAGGGCAGTTAGTGGTTGAAGGCGAAATAATAGCACTGGAATATAGTGAACAAAATGCTATGGGAGGTAAGGGATCTGGACTATTTGGTAGGATCTTCCGTTAG
- a CDS encoding SpoIID/LytB domain-containing protein, which produces MKRRRKRVVICLVIALLIISSCAYNKKPAPQKRTEPSKQNVKIPKLPPGIKGKNGEEPKLKVYIKEEGQIREMPFEQYIAGVVAGEIKNDWPEETIKAQAIIARTFVLDFIKTKGHSKYSKDAHVSTDIEEAQAWNQEGVDDKILKAVQDTRGQVIVYNGDFAKTWFHSSAAGMTADAKEGLDYKYKNPPYITNVKSPDTGSAVPADERSWTATFPKSNVVSAIKKAGGTVGDFSKVVIGKKGKSGRAITLLFDNEEVAAAEFRIAIDSTVMKSTMIDSIQLQGNNIIIKGRGYGHGVGMSQWGAYYMAKEGKKAADIINYYFKGISIARIW; this is translated from the coding sequence ATGAAAAGACGAAGAAAAAGAGTTGTCATATGTTTAGTTATAGCGCTGCTTATTATATCATCATGTGCTTATAATAAAAAACCAGCCCCGCAAAAAAGAACTGAGCCTTCTAAACAGAATGTTAAAATTCCAAAACTCCCTCCAGGTATTAAGGGGAAAAATGGAGAAGAACCTAAGCTAAAGGTGTATATAAAGGAAGAAGGGCAGATAAGGGAAATGCCATTTGAACAATATATAGCGGGAGTGGTGGCAGGAGAAATAAAGAATGACTGGCCAGAAGAAACTATAAAGGCTCAGGCTATAATTGCCAGAACCTTTGTTTTGGATTTTATAAAAACTAAGGGACATTCAAAGTATAGCAAGGATGCCCATGTATCTACCGATATAGAGGAGGCACAGGCCTGGAATCAGGAAGGGGTAGATGATAAGATTCTTAAAGCAGTACAAGATACTAGGGGGCAGGTAATAGTATATAATGGTGATTTTGCAAAGACATGGTTTCATTCCAGCGCTGCAGGAATGACGGCTGATGCCAAGGAAGGTCTAGACTATAAATATAAAAATCCCCCCTATATAACAAATGTTAAATCGCCTGACACAGGTTCTGCAGTACCTGCTGATGAACGAAGCTGGACTGCCACATTTCCAAAGTCAAATGTTGTATCGGCCATAAAAAAAGCAGGAGGGACGGTAGGTGACTTTTCTAAGGTAGTTATAGGCAAGAAGGGCAAGTCAGGTCGTGCTATTACCCTATTATTTGATAATGAGGAGGTTGCTGCAGCTGAATTTAGGATAGCCATTGATAGTACAGTTATGAAATCTACTATGATAGACAGTATACAATTACAAGGTAATAATATAATAATAAAAGGTAGAGGTTATGGTCATGGGGTAGGTATGTCCCAATGGGGTGCATATTATATGGCAAAGGAGGGGAAAAAGGCAGCTGATATAATAAATTATTATTTTAAGGGTATTTCTATTGCACGCATATGGTAG
- a CDS encoding RNA-binding S4 domain-containing protein, which produces MRLDKFLKVSRIIKRRTVANEACEQGRVYVNGKVAKPSTAVQEGDIIEIQFGDQKRKYEILRVTEHALKGEAGEMYRGL; this is translated from the coding sequence ATGAGACTGGATAAATTCCTAAAGGTGTCTAGGATAATAAAGAGGAGGACGGTAGCCAATGAGGCCTGTGAGCAAGGGAGAGTATATGTAAATGGGAAAGTGGCAAAGCCGTCAACTGCCGTTCAAGAGGGAGATATAATAGAGATACAATTTGGTGATCAAAAAAGGAAATATGAAATATTAAGAGTAACTGAACATGCTTTAAAAGGTGAAGCGGGCGAAATGTATCGGGGACTTTAA
- a CDS encoding HU family DNA-binding protein: MNKAELITAVAEKSELTKKDAEKAVNAFVEVVTEALSSEDKVQLVGFGTFEVRERAARKGRNPQTKEEILIPASKAPVFKAGKALKDAVK, translated from the coding sequence GTGAACAAAGCGGAATTAATTACTGCTGTTGCAGAAAAGAGTGAGTTAACAAAGAAAGATGCTGAAAAGGCAGTTAATGCCTTTGTTGAAGTAGTTACAGAAGCATTATCTAGCGAAGATAAAGTACAATTAGTTGGGTTTGGTACCTTTGAGGTACGCGAGAGAGCTGCAAGAAAGGGCAGAAATCCCCAAACTAAGGAAGAAATATTGATTCCTGCCTCAAAAGCTCCGGTGTTCAAGGCTGGTAAAGCTTTAAAAGATGCAGTAAAATAA
- a CDS encoding bifunctional methyltransferase/pyrophosphohydrolase YabN produces the protein MSKNRKEVIMRYNITIIGLGYEVSHLTLGAVDKLSQAKCVVLRTKNHSAVPFLRKKGIDFYTLDDIYDRYDNFDEVYAAMVEYIKDLAVKNEEVVLAVPGHPLIGERLVFELLNDREVDVDIVPGITNAAQLVAAISQPSLDGYNVLSADDFDEHCINVRRPSIIFNIWNNLLAGDIKLSLLKFYPPHLMVYITYQDGEGKLKILERKLHELDLFKEYDHTSCIYIPKVGQEAIERFDLWHLVEIVDKLRSPGGCPWDREQTHESLKQCFIEETYEVLEAIDKADDDKLVEELGDVLLQVMFHTQIAKEQGRFDIIDVTTGVCKKMIGRHPHIFGDVYVKDADEVVTNWEAIKKREKEFTTHTQVLRDIPNNLPALMRSYKVQKKAALVGFDWDDIKDAFAKIDEELDELKEAYKQGQQNDIEAELGDILFAVVNVARFLKVQPEIALSSTVEKFINRFEYMEMHAKRSLDEMTLDEMDELWNEAKSLF, from the coding sequence TTGAGTAAAAATAGGAAAGAGGTTATCATGAGGTACAATATTACTATTATAGGTCTTGGATATGAAGTAAGCCATCTTACATTAGGCGCAGTTGATAAGTTGAGTCAGGCTAAATGCGTAGTTCTGCGTACTAAAAATCATAGTGCCGTACCATTTTTACGAAAAAAGGGTATAGATTTTTATACTTTAGACGATATATATGATAGATATGATAATTTCGATGAAGTATATGCTGCAATGGTAGAGTATATAAAAGATCTGGCCGTTAAAAATGAGGAGGTGGTGTTAGCAGTTCCGGGACATCCCCTTATAGGAGAGCGACTGGTGTTTGAACTGTTAAATGACAGGGAAGTAGATGTAGATATAGTTCCAGGTATAACAAATGCAGCTCAGTTAGTAGCTGCTATATCACAGCCTAGCCTCGATGGTTATAATGTTTTATCGGCCGATGATTTTGATGAACATTGTATAAACGTAAGACGGCCTAGTATTATATTCAATATTTGGAATAACCTTTTGGCTGGTGATATAAAGCTTTCACTATTAAAATTTTATCCGCCACATTTGATGGTATATATTACCTATCAGGATGGGGAAGGGAAGCTTAAAATATTGGAGAGAAAACTACACGAGTTGGATCTTTTCAAGGAATATGATCATACCTCTTGCATCTATATTCCCAAGGTGGGTCAAGAAGCAATAGAGAGATTTGACCTATGGCACCTGGTAGAAATAGTGGACAAGCTCAGATCTCCAGGAGGTTGTCCATGGGATAGGGAACAGACCCATGAAAGCCTTAAACAATGCTTTATAGAAGAGACCTACGAGGTTTTAGAGGCCATTGATAAGGCAGATGATGACAAACTAGTGGAGGAGTTGGGTGATGTCCTTCTACAAGTGATGTTTCATACACAGATAGCCAAGGAACAGGGAAGATTTGACATCATTGATGTTACTACAGGGGTATGCAAAAAGATGATTGGGCGTCACCCACATATATTTGGAGATGTATATGTAAAAGATGCTGATGAAGTAGTGACAAATTGGGAGGCCATAAAAAAACGGGAAAAGGAATTTACTACACATACGCAAGTACTTAGGGATATTCCTAATAATCTGCCTGCCCTCATGCGTAGCTATAAGGTACAGAAAAAGGCTGCTTTGGTGGGTTTTGATTGGGATGATATAAAAGATGCATTTGCGAAAATAGATGAGGAATTGGATGAACTTAAAGAAGCTTATAAACAGGGTCAACAGAATGATATAGAAGCTGAGCTAGGGGATATATTATTTGCTGTGGTTAATGTTGCTCGGTTTCTTAAGGTACAGCCTGAGATTGCCCTATCCTCTACCGTTGAGAAATTTATAAATCGTTTTGAATATATGGAGATGCATGCCAAAAGATCACTTGATGAAATGACCCTCGATGAAATGGATGAGTTATGGAATGAAGCAAAGTCCCTATTTTAG
- a CDS encoding glycoside hydrolase family 31 protein — MKIENYDYLGQQIDISKHFYSIGNTYYNISEMTDFNLDTMMGNIKFTRHERKGRMAFNMYTCPFEDSQSWAFPPAYSDTPSYPIRISFPAENIVRIYTSYSNLPLDDHDSLMLENNNEINSVKKEAIENGVRFTTKALEVEIKFSPFSIIIRDKDGKILTKTLNSEDGKCLLNCNPLPFSYVRTVSDLKKYAAASFSVFPNEHFYGCGESFTKLDKTGQKVVLWTKDAHGVQSQDMYKPIPFYMSSRGYGIFTHTSAPVTFDFGYNYQEAQTIFIGEEDVDLFVIAGTPKEILESYTEITGKSQVPPLWSFGLWMSRITYESESQVREVAAKLKEYEIPCDVIHLDTGWFEHDWRCDYQFSHSRFDDPEKMIQDLKGDGYHICLWQLPYFTPNNVLYKEVVENEFAVVNSDGRLPTDDAILDFSNPEAVKWYQNKLKQLLELGVSAIKVDFGEAAPLNGVFHSGKSGMLEHNLYPLRYNKAASDIIKEVTGEPVIWARSAWAGSQRYPLHWGGDAENTNMGMLASLRGGLSFGMSGFTYWSHDVGGFVQKSPEEIYKRWGFMGIFTSHMRCHGAPPKEPWCYSKEFLELFRKQLNFRYRLMPYIYAQSIKSAEKGYPMMRAMFLEFPGDKNCLELEDQYMFGDNILVAPLFEDNAKGRDVYLPSGKWMDILSKKCYEGERWHTIPAGELCGIALVKEGSVIPMVDPALSTSKIDWDTLTYHWFTVEKNKFSGIGIEYPDFRAFNLDKSAISKYKVIVEK; from the coding sequence ATGAAGATAGAAAATTATGACTACTTGGGACAACAAATTGATATAAGTAAGCATTTTTACTCAATTGGCAATACCTATTATAATATTAGCGAGATGACCGATTTTAATTTAGATACTATGATGGGAAATATCAAGTTTACCCGTCATGAACGAAAGGGTAGAATGGCATTTAATATGTATACATGTCCATTTGAAGATTCACAATCCTGGGCATTTCCACCGGCATATAGCGACACGCCTTCCTACCCTATTCGAATTTCGTTTCCTGCAGAAAATATAGTTCGTATCTATACGTCCTATTCCAACCTTCCTTTAGATGATCATGACTCTTTGATGTTGGAAAATAACAATGAGATTAACAGTGTTAAAAAGGAAGCTATAGAAAATGGAGTACGCTTTACGACAAAGGCGTTGGAGGTTGAAATAAAATTTAGTCCATTTTCCATCATTATAAGGGATAAAGATGGAAAAATTCTTACAAAAACCCTCAACTCAGAGGACGGGAAATGCCTTTTAAATTGTAATCCACTACCATTTTCCTATGTGCGTACGGTTAGCGATTTAAAAAAATATGCAGCTGCTTCATTCTCAGTTTTCCCCAATGAGCATTTTTATGGATGTGGTGAGAGCTTTACCAAGCTGGATAAGACGGGGCAAAAAGTAGTGCTCTGGACAAAGGATGCCCATGGTGTTCAAAGTCAGGACATGTATAAGCCGATTCCGTTTTATATGAGTTCACGGGGGTATGGAATTTTTACACATACCAGTGCCCCGGTAACTTTCGATTTTGGATATAACTACCAGGAGGCACAAACAATTTTTATTGGTGAAGAAGATGTAGATCTGTTTGTGATTGCTGGTACTCCAAAAGAAATTTTGGAAAGTTACACTGAAATTACAGGTAAAAGTCAGGTCCCGCCATTATGGAGCTTTGGCTTGTGGATGAGTCGCATAACATATGAATCCGAATCTCAGGTCAGGGAAGTTGCTGCAAAACTTAAGGAATATGAGATTCCTTGTGATGTAATCCATTTGGATACTGGCTGGTTTGAGCATGATTGGCGTTGTGATTACCAATTTTCCCATTCCCGATTTGACGATCCAGAAAAAATGATTCAGGATTTAAAAGGGGATGGATACCATATTTGCCTATGGCAGTTGCCATATTTTACACCTAATAATGTACTCTATAAAGAGGTTGTAGAAAATGAATTTGCAGTTGTCAATTCCGATGGCAGACTCCCTACTGATGATGCTATTTTGGATTTCTCAAATCCCGAGGCGGTAAAATGGTATCAGAATAAACTTAAGCAGCTATTGGAGTTAGGTGTGTCTGCTATTAAGGTGGATTTTGGAGAGGCAGCACCTTTAAACGGTGTATTTCATTCTGGAAAGTCAGGTATGCTGGAACATAATCTATATCCCCTTCGTTATAACAAGGCAGCTTCAGATATTATTAAGGAGGTTACTGGGGAACCGGTTATCTGGGCTAGGAGTGCATGGGCAGGCAGCCAACGTTATCCACTTCACTGGGGAGGAGACGCTGAGAATACCAATATGGGAATGTTGGCATCCCTCCGTGGAGGACTTTCATTTGGTATGTCAGGATTTACTTATTGGAGTCATGATGTAGGTGGTTTTGTACAAAAAAGTCCTGAAGAAATCTATAAGAGATGGGGTTTTATGGGGATTTTTACATCCCATATGCGTTGTCATGGGGCACCGCCAAAGGAGCCATGGTGTTATTCTAAAGAGTTCTTAGAATTGTTCCGCAAGCAGCTAAACTTCCGGTATAGATTAATGCCCTATATTTATGCACAGAGTATTAAGTCTGCTGAAAAGGGCTATCCTATGATGAGAGCCATGTTCTTGGAATTTCCCGGTGATAAAAATTGCCTGGAACTAGAGGATCAGTATATGTTTGGAGATAATATACTAGTAGCTCCATTATTTGAAGATAACGCTAAAGGGCGTGATGTTTATTTGCCTAGTGGAAAATGGATGGATATTTTGAGTAAAAAGTGCTATGAGGGAGAACGGTGGCATACTATTCCAGCCGGAGAGTTGTGCGGAATTGCGCTGGTAAAGGAAGGTAGTGTGATACCTATGGTAGATCCTGCTCTTAGTACTTCTAAAATTGATTGGGATACTTTGACGTATCACTGGTTTACCGTTGAAAAAAATAAATTTTCTGGTATTGGTATTGAGTATCCAGATTTTAGGGCATTTAATTTGGATAAAAGTGCTATCTCAAAGTATAAAGTCATTGTAGAAAAATAA